CAACTCTTCCGTTGACTGCCAGAACCCCACGGCAAGGCCCGCCAGAAATGCCGCTCCCATGGCGGTGGTTTCAGTCAACTCCGGCCGCAACACTTCCATATTGGTAATGTCAGCCTGAAACTGCATTAAGAAGTCATTAGCCACCGCGCCGCCATCCACTTTTAAATGTTTCAGCGGTAAACCTGAATCTTTGGCCATTGCATCCAGCAGATCTCGGCTTTGATAAGCAATCGATTCCAATGCGGCGCGGATAATATGATTACGGTTCGCGCCCCGGGTCAAACCAACTAACGCGCCACGAGCATTAGGATCCCAATAGGGCGCTCCCAGACCAACAAATGCCGGCACCAGATAAACGCCATTGGTATCGCCGACCCGGGAGGCAAAATATTCAGTATCCTGTGCATCGCGGATCAGCCCCAGCTCATCGCGCAACCATTGAATGGTCGCGCCGGCCATAAATACCGACCCTTCTAGGGCATAATTCACTTCTCCACGGGGCCCCACGGCCACAGTGGTTAATAAACCATGCTCGGATACGACGGCATCTGTGCCAGTATTCATCAACAGAAAACAACCGGTACCATAGGTATTTTTCGCGGTGCCCTTTTCCGTGCACAAATGGCCAAATAACGCCGACTGCTGATCCCCCGCCATACCCGCTACCGGGATATCACAGCCTTGGCCCGTGATACGGGTAGTGCCGTAAATTTCGGACGATGACTTCACCTCAGGCAAAATACCGGCAGGAATATCAAAAATTTCCAGCAGCCGCTTATCCCACTCTAACTTATGGATGTTATACAGCATGGTGCGAGACGCATTGGTAGGATCGGTGACATGCACCGCACCCTCAGTCAACTTCCACAGCAGCCAAGTATCAACTGTGCCAAACAGCAAATCGCCTTGCTCCGCCTGCTCTCGCACACCGGGCACATTATCTAGGATCCATTTCAGCTTAGAAGCCGAAAAATAGGGGTCCAGCACTAACCCTGTACGGTCACGGATCTCCTGCTCGAACCCTTGCGCTCGCAGGGACTGGCAAATATCCCCAGAGCGGCGACACTGCCACACAATGGCGTTATACACGGGTTTGCCTGTATGCCGATTCCACAGTACTGTGGTTTCCCGCTGATTGGTAATGCCGATGGCGGCGACATCGTGGCTTTGAATACCGGCCCGGGCCAGCGCCTCAATCAAAGTGGAAGACTGACTGGCCCAGATTTCCATGGGATCATGCTCAACCCAACCCGGCTGAGGATAAATCTGGCTGAACTCGCGCTGGGACACAGCGACAATATTGGCGTTGTGATCAAATACTATTGCCCTTGAGCTGGTCGTTCCCTGATCCAGTGCGACGACAAACTTTTTTTGCACCCTTGGTCTTCCTAATGGTTTTTAGCTTTATTTAATTAGCGGCATTTAACCACAGCTGAGATCGCCAGTCAGCTACCTTCCTGCTCCCGACGCTGCAAAAGCGGTGCTAGTTTAATCAATTCAGCCATATTGGTGACATCTAGCTTCTTCATCACCTTAGCGCGGTGCACTTCAATGGTCCGCACAGCCACACACAAAGTGTTGGCCATCTGCTTATTAGTGCAGCCATTGACGACCAGATGAAAAATCTCCCGCTCCCGTTCAGTCAGGCTATTAATCAATGCTTGGTTACGGGATTTCCACAACTGGCGTTCACTGTACTGCAAGCCTTTTGCTATCGCGCCAGCAAGTGCTTGCCCCTGTACCGGTTTTTGAAAGAAATCAAATGCGCCATTTTTAAACGCATCCACCGCCATCGGCACATCACCATGGCCGGTCAAAAAAATCACTGATAACGGACTATTCGCTTCTTTCAGCAACAGCTGGACTTGTTGGCCACTCAATCCCGGCATACGGGAGTCCAGAATCACACAGCCACTGGCATGCAGATCCACCCGTTGTAAAAATGCATCCCCGGCTGCAAACCATTTAAGTTGATAGCCAAACCCTTCCATCAGAAAGCACAGTGAATCAGCAATGGCCTCATCATCGTCCACCAGATACACCGGACCGTTGGCAGCAACCTGTGACATAACACCCTCAAATAGCTTAAAAACAATTTGGAGAGTCATATCCCAGTTTCAGTAAATTAGCGAATAAAGCTGCGGGAAATTTGAGCCCAGACACACAGGATTTTTTCTGCGCTGGTTTATGGTTAGCAGCACCTTAATCCCGCGAGCGCCAGCAGTGACCAAGAGTTTCCTCTCAACAGTGTTTAGATTACCTTCTCATCTACTGCAGCAATGGCTACTAATGACTGCGCTGATATCCTTACTTATCTCAATATCGGCAGTGGCAGCGGCCCCGGTGCCGCATAATGACAGTGAAAGTAACAGTCACAGCAAGGCACTCCTCACTAAGGCAAGCGCCACTTCAGATGAAAAAGAGGCGCAACCGCCGGTAAAACAATTCACCGTCGGGGTATTGGCCAATTGGGGACAGCAACGGGCCATTGAGCGCTGGCAGCCGATGATGGATTACCTGGCCGACAAGGTGCCAGGCACCCGCTTTACGGTGCGGCCGGGTACGTTTGAGCAACTGAATCAAGCACTGCTACGGGGGGAAATCCAATTTATTATCACCAACCCCGGGCAATATCTGTATCTGGCCAATCGCTATCCGCTCTCTTGGCTAGCAACCATGCGCTCACGCCGCCATCAAGGGGCGACTCAGGCAATTGGCTCTGCTATTTTGGTGCGCGCCGGCAGCCCATACCGCACCTTATATGATTTGAAAAACAAAGTGGTTGCCGCCAGCGGCCCCCATGCCCTGGGTGGATATCAGGCAACCGTTGGCCTGATGCATAAACTGGGGATGGAGCCAGATAGCTGGTTTGCCAAAGTAAAGTTTCTAGGCTTTCCGCTGGACCCTCTGGTCTATCAGGTACGAGATGGCAATGTGGATGCAGCAATCACACCTTTGTGCACTCTGGAAGATATGGTCAAACGCGGGCAAGTTAACCGGCAGGACTTTCGAATTCTCAACCCCAGCCGGCCACCAGGTTATGACTGCCAATGCTCAACTAACCTGTATCCCAACTGGTCCTTTGCCGCCAGTGAGTCAGTCAGTGTCAATCTGACCAAAGCGATTACGCAAGCGCTACTAGCGCTAAAGCCGAATAACCCGGCAGCCATCAAGGCTGATTTAATGGGCTGGACTTCCCCCATCAGCCAACTGACGGTGATCCAGCTGTTCAGTGACTTAAATGTTGACCATACTCCACCGCCAAGGTGGGATGCGGTAAAGAAATGGCTAGAAGAAAACCGCCACTGGGGCATTCTAGCGGTCCTCATCCTGTTAGTCGCTACACTTTACCATCTGTGGATTGAATATAAGTTTCGCCAGAAAAGTGAAACCTTAATTGAAACCGAGCGACAGCTGAAACAAAAGGCCATTGCCCTTGAGCGGTTACAAAGTGCGGCGATTATTGGAGAAATCGGCGCAGGACTTGCCCATGAGCTCAACCAGCCAATTGCAGCCATCACCAGTTACAGCGAAGGCGGACTGATGCGCTTACAAGCCGCCAGCGCCGACAATTCGCCAGATTGCGCAGCTCTGCTGGAAAAAATCCACCGCCAATCCGTGCGGGCCGGAGAAGTGGTTCACCGCATTAGGGGGTTGTTAAAGCGGCGAGAGGCTGTGATGCAAGACGTTAATCTGCTGACCTTGGTGGAAGAAAGTATCGCCCTGCTTAAACTGGAATGTGAGCGGCGCGCCGTCCGTATCACCACCCAAGTCAAAGGCGAACCCTTTTTTGTCACCGCTGACCGGGTTGGCTTGCAGCAAGTTCTGGTTAATCTGATTAAAAACAGCTTGGATGCCATAGGAGAACTGACGCAACCCCGGCTTGGCACCATTGAGATTGAATTTGATTTTAATGCCACGCAAGTCAACCTCAGGGTTATCGATAATGGCCCTGGGCTGACCCACCCGGCTGATGAACTGATGGC
This region of Shewanella sp. NFH-SH190041 genomic DNA includes:
- a CDS encoding response regulator transcription factor, with the protein product MSQVAANGPVYLVDDDEAIADSLCFLMEGFGYQLKWFAAGDAFLQRVDLHASGCVILDSRMPGLSGQQVQLLLKEANSPLSVIFLTGHGDVPMAVDAFKNGAFDFFQKPVQGQALAGAIAKGLQYSERQLWKSRNQALINSLTEREREIFHLVVNGCTNKQMANTLCVAVRTIEVHRAKVMKKLDVTNMAELIKLAPLLQRREQEGS
- the glpK gene encoding glycerol kinase GlpK; its protein translation is MQKKFVVALDQGTTSSRAIVFDHNANIVAVSQREFSQIYPQPGWVEHDPMEIWASQSSTLIEALARAGIQSHDVAAIGITNQRETTVLWNRHTGKPVYNAIVWQCRRSGDICQSLRAQGFEQEIRDRTGLVLDPYFSASKLKWILDNVPGVREQAEQGDLLFGTVDTWLLWKLTEGAVHVTDPTNASRTMLYNIHKLEWDKRLLEIFDIPAGILPEVKSSSEIYGTTRITGQGCDIPVAGMAGDQQSALFGHLCTEKGTAKNTYGTGCFLLMNTGTDAVVSEHGLLTTVAVGPRGEVNYALEGSVFMAGATIQWLRDELGLIRDAQDTEYFASRVGDTNGVYLVPAFVGLGAPYWDPNARGALVGLTRGANRNHIIRAALESIAYQSRDLLDAMAKDSGLPLKHLKVDGGAVANDFLMQFQADITNMEVLRPELTETTAMGAAFLAGLAVGFWQSTEELQHKSVIERYFEPVIDATTREQLYTGWQDAVTRTR
- a CDS encoding sensor histidine kinase is translated as MTALISLLISISAVAAAPVPHNDSESNSHSKALLTKASATSDEKEAQPPVKQFTVGVLANWGQQRAIERWQPMMDYLADKVPGTRFTVRPGTFEQLNQALLRGEIQFIITNPGQYLYLANRYPLSWLATMRSRRHQGATQAIGSAILVRAGSPYRTLYDLKNKVVAASGPHALGGYQATVGLMHKLGMEPDSWFAKVKFLGFPLDPLVYQVRDGNVDAAITPLCTLEDMVKRGQVNRQDFRILNPSRPPGYDCQCSTNLYPNWSFAASESVSVNLTKAITQALLALKPNNPAAIKADLMGWTSPISQLTVIQLFSDLNVDHTPPPRWDAVKKWLEENRHWGILAVLILLVATLYHLWIEYKFRQKSETLIETERQLKQKAIALERLQSAAIIGEIGAGLAHELNQPIAAITSYSEGGLMRLQAASADNSPDCAALLEKIHRQSVRAGEVVHRIRGLLKRREAVMQDVNLLTLVEESIALLKLECERRAVRITTQVKGEPFFVTADRVGLQQVLVNLIKNSLDAIGELTQPRLGTIEIEFDFNATQVNLRVIDNGPGLTHPADELMATFYTTKADGLGLGLAICSDVIKEHQGRFSLCNRPAPQQGCIATISLKRRGSSAAVV